In Brevundimonas sp. SGAir0440, one DNA window encodes the following:
- the ppa gene encoding inorganic diphosphatase — translation MNLDAIPVGPNAPWDINVIIEIPQGGLPVKYEMDKESGALFVDRFLHTAMYYPGNYGFVPHTLSDDGDPCDVIVLNPTPVVPGCVIRSRPIGVLKMVDEAGGDEKILAVPVDKLNPYYTEIASYRQLPAILIEQIEHFFTRYKDLEKGKSVKVEGWGDAGEAADLIAKGMQAHQDKLAKNKAANAA, via the coding sequence ATGAACCTCGACGCCATTCCCGTCGGCCCGAACGCTCCCTGGGACATCAACGTCATCATCGAAATCCCGCAAGGCGGCCTGCCGGTGAAATACGAGATGGACAAGGAATCGGGCGCCCTGTTCGTCGACCGCTTCCTGCACACGGCCATGTACTATCCGGGCAACTACGGCTTCGTGCCGCACACTCTGTCGGACGACGGCGACCCCTGCGACGTGATCGTGCTGAACCCGACGCCGGTCGTTCCGGGCTGCGTCATCCGTTCGCGCCCCATCGGCGTGCTGAAGATGGTGGACGAGGCCGGCGGCGACGAGAAGATTCTGGCCGTGCCGGTCGATAAGCTGAACCCCTACTACACCGAGATCGCCAGCTATCGTCAGCTGCCCGCCATCCTGATCGAGCAGATCGAGCACTTCTTCACCCGCTACAAGGACCTGGAGAAGGGCAAGTCGGTCAAGGTCGAGGGCTGGGGCGACGCCGGCGAGGCCGCCGACCTGATCGCCAAGGGCATGCAGGCCCACCAGGACAAGCTGGCCAAGAACAAGGCCGC
- a CDS encoding DUF599 domain-containing protein, protein MANIALGGLASGRIIADIWIMTWTDWAALALFFICWLGYSPILAFISRKGGSLNQDMEHVRAAWMQSMTHREMKLIDSQLMGHSINSASFFASTNLLLIAAVAGILFGGESALQGFAAVGAENVPMKILEAKLALVLICLARGFLDFIWALRQMNYALALIGAAPEIHTKTDRKAFSEAAGQLLNPALSSFSQGVRGYYFALAAAAWLFGPLWLALGVASSFGLLIYRQEASPAARAIRNARRLLDN, encoded by the coding sequence GTGGCGAACATCGCCCTCGGCGGGCTTGCGTCGGGTCGCATCATCGCGGACATCTGGATCATGACCTGGACCGATTGGGCGGCGCTGGCCCTCTTCTTCATCTGCTGGCTGGGATACAGCCCCATCCTGGCCTTCATCAGCAGGAAGGGCGGCTCGCTGAACCAGGACATGGAGCATGTCCGGGCGGCCTGGATGCAGTCCATGACGCATCGCGAGATGAAGCTGATCGACAGCCAGCTCATGGGCCATTCGATCAACTCCGCCTCCTTCTTCGCCTCCACCAACCTGCTGCTGATCGCGGCGGTCGCGGGCATCCTGTTCGGCGGTGAAAGCGCGCTTCAGGGGTTCGCCGCCGTCGGCGCCGAAAACGTGCCGATGAAGATACTGGAGGCCAAGCTGGCGCTGGTGCTGATCTGTCTGGCGCGCGGCTTTCTGGATTTCATCTGGGCGCTGCGCCAGATGAACTACGCCCTGGCGCTGATCGGCGCGGCGCCGGAGATCCACACCAAGACCGACCGCAAGGCTTTCAGCGAGGCGGCGGGCCAGCTTTTGAACCCGGCGCTCAGTTCCTTTAGTCAGGGTGTGCGCGGCTATTACTTCGCCCTGGCGGCGGCGGCCTGGCTGTTCGGCCCGTTGTGGCTGGCGCTGGGCGTCGCCTCGTCCTTCGGTCTGTTGATCTATCGTCAGGAGGCGTCGCCCGCCGCCCGCGCCATTCGCAACGCACGGCGGCTGCTGGACAACTGA
- a CDS encoding N-formylglutamate amidohydrolase: MTDGGDSFSITAPAADAPATALVFASPHSGDFYPDDMGAAPGLSRASLKSAEDALVGRLVEEGPRRGAALIEGRLGRAYVDLNRDPSELDPALIADLGGPVGAKTAAGYGVIPRLAGDGTPLYARRLTLAEARSRIARVHAPYHQALDERMQATRATHGRAVLIDWHSMPARAVGAEVVLGDRYGSACGARLSRRLRELFEGLGWRVAQNHPYAGGWSTQRWGRPDEGYEAIQIELSRKLYLDEATLAPNATYAKTQKTLSRVIAALCADDWSA, from the coding sequence ATGACCGACGGCGGAGACAGCTTTTCGATCACCGCCCCGGCGGCGGACGCGCCCGCGACGGCGCTGGTGTTCGCCTCGCCCCACTCCGGCGACTTCTATCCCGACGACATGGGTGCCGCGCCGGGCCTGTCGCGCGCCAGCCTGAAAAGCGCCGAGGACGCCCTGGTCGGGCGCTTGGTCGAAGAGGGACCGCGCAGAGGCGCCGCGCTGATCGAAGGCCGGCTCGGCCGGGCCTATGTCGATCTGAACCGTGATCCGTCTGAGCTGGACCCGGCCCTGATCGCGGATCTGGGCGGGCCGGTCGGAGCCAAGACGGCGGCGGGGTACGGCGTGATCCCCCGCTTGGCCGGCGACGGGACGCCGCTCTATGCGCGTCGGCTGACGCTGGCGGAGGCCAGGAGCCGCATCGCCAGGGTCCACGCCCCCTATCACCAGGCGCTGGACGAACGGATGCAGGCGACGCGCGCGACGCATGGACGCGCCGTGCTGATCGACTGGCATTCGATGCCTGCTCGCGCCGTCGGGGCCGAAGTCGTGCTGGGCGACCGTTACGGCTCGGCCTGCGGTGCGCGGCTCAGCCGGCGGCTGCGCGAGTTGTTCGAGGGCCTGGGCTGGCGCGTGGCGCAGAACCATCCTTACGCCGGCGGCTGGTCGACCCAGCGCTGGGGCCGACCGGACGAGGGCTATGAGGCGATCCAGATCGAGCTGAGCCGTAAACTGTATCTGGACGAGGCTACGCTGGCCCCCAACGCGACCTACGCCAAGACGCAAAAGACCCTGTCGCGCGTGATCGCCGCCCTGTGCGCAGACGACTGGTCGGCCTGA
- the cpdR gene encoding cell cycle two-component system response regulator CpdR, which produces MARILLAEDDGSLRGFLTRALERAGHQVIDCENGDDAIDALEHGPYDLLLTDIVMPGADGIEVARVAAARQPGLRIMFITGFAAVALTAAQATPDAKVLSKPVHLRDLVNEVERMVAA; this is translated from the coding sequence ATGGCGCGTATTCTCCTGGCCGAAGACGACGGTTCGTTGCGCGGATTTCTGACGCGCGCGCTGGAGCGGGCAGGCCACCAGGTCATCGACTGCGAGAACGGCGACGACGCGATCGACGCCTTGGAACACGGTCCCTACGACCTGCTGCTGACCGACATCGTCATGCCGGGCGCCGACGGGATCGAGGTCGCTCGCGTCGCCGCCGCCCGTCAGCCCGGCCTGCGCATCATGTTCATCACCGGCTTCGCCGCCGTAGCCCTGACCGCCGCCCAGGCCACGCCGGACGCCAAAGTGTTGTCCAAGCCCGTCCACCTGCGCGATCTGGTCAATGAGGTCGAGCGGATGGTCGCCGCCTGA